One Lentimicrobiaceae bacterium genomic window carries:
- the nrfD gene encoding polysulfide reductase NrfD, with translation MKEELFVSGRNIPNIDPYLNIWHWQIPLYLFLGGLAAGILFFAALFTIMGKENEMPAAVKKAPIIAPFALVLGLFALFLDLKHKLFFWQLYTTIRIESPMSWGAWVLMAITPLSMIWVASYMKELVPGWNWKYNLLEKFEAFVIRYRLWMAWIIIVLSVILGIYTGILLSAFNARPLWNTSILGPLFLVSGMSTGAATILLMSKSKEERRTMSWIDLLLIVIELFFITHLIMGMKAGSQVQIDAAALFLGGQFTVPFWVFVIILGLVFPAILEVIERLGYHIPVVIPVVLILLGGLMFRFIMLEAGQITRYLY, from the coding sequence ATGAAAGAAGAACTATTTGTAAGCGGCCGCAATATTCCCAACATCGACCCTTACCTTAATATCTGGCACTGGCAGATTCCTTTATATCTGTTTTTGGGCGGACTCGCAGCGGGTATCCTCTTTTTTGCAGCCCTGTTTACCATTATGGGCAAAGAAAATGAAATGCCGGCAGCTGTTAAAAAAGCCCCGATTATTGCTCCCTTTGCGCTTGTTCTGGGTTTGTTTGCCCTGTTTCTCGATTTGAAACACAAGCTTTTTTTCTGGCAACTATATACCACCATACGCATCGAATCGCCCATGTCGTGGGGTGCCTGGGTGCTGATGGCCATTACCCCGCTTTCTATGATTTGGGTGGCCAGTTATATGAAAGAGCTTGTTCCCGGATGGAATTGGAAATACAACTTACTTGAAAAATTCGAAGCGTTTGTGATTCGCTACAGACTATGGATGGCCTGGATCATCATTGTTTTATCCGTTATTCTTGGGATTTATACCGGTATTCTTTTATCGGCCTTTAATGCAAGACCACTTTGGAACACCAGTATTCTCGGCCCTCTTTTCCTTGTTTCGGGCATGTCAACCGGAGCTGCCACTATTCTGCTGATGAGCAAATCAAAAGAAGAACGCCGTACCATGAGTTGGATTGACCTGCTGCTGATTGTGATTGAACTGTTTTTTATTACCCATCTCATTATGGGAATGAAAGCTGGTTCACAGGTTCAGATTGACGCAGCAGCCTTGTTCCTTGGGGGGCAGTTTACAGTACCTTTCTGGGTATTTGTGATTATCCTCGGGCTTGTTTTCCCGGCTATTCTTGAAGTGATTGAACGCCTCGGTTATCATATTCCTGTTGTCATTCCGGTTGTTCTGATATTGCTTGGAGGATTGATGTTCCGCTTTATCATGCTTGAAGCAGGCCAGATAACCAGGTATTTGTATTAA
- a CDS encoding GIY-YIG nuclease family protein, protein MDEFLVHILCSEREDLYYIGQAKNLNIRVQEHLHGKYDSAFTKRAGDWTVIQTISCLVNIRPLL, encoded by the coding sequence ATGGATGAGTTTTTGGTGCATATCCTCTGTTCTGAAAGGGAGGATCTTTATTATATAGGCCAGGCAAAGAATTTAAACATTCGGGTTCAAGAGCATTTACATGGAAAGTATGACAGTGCATTCACCAAAAGAGCGGGTGACTGGACAGTAATTCAAACAATTAGCTGCTTAGTAAACATCAGGCCATTGCTATAA
- a CDS encoding GIY-YIG nuclease family protein, with protein MGEFLVYILYSEKEDFYYIGQTENVNIRVQEHLHGKYDRAFTKRADDWTVIQTISCHSKQQAICIEQHIKRMKSRVYIENLQRYPEMVEKLIKRYS; from the coding sequence ATGGGTGAATTTTTAGTATATATTCTCTATTCAGAGAAGGAGGATTTTTATTATATAGGTCAGACCGAAAATGTAAACATTCGGGTACAGGAACATTTACATGGAAAGTATGACAGGGCATTTACCAAAAGAGCAGATGACTGGACTGTGATTCAAACAATCAGCTGCCACAGTAAACAGCAGGCTATCTGTATTGAACAACACATAAAGAGGATGAAAAGCAGGGTTTATATTGAGAATCTGCAGCGTTATCCTGAGATGGTTGAAAAGTTAATTAAAAGATATTCATGA
- a CDS encoding YeeE/YedE family protein translates to MTGPLIPMEMIPEAWNNVIAVLLGMAFGFTLEASGFSSSRKIMGTFFGYDFVVLRVFFTAGITAMSGIIYFDYMGWMDASMLYINPYYVTSAIVGGIVMGGGFALGGFCPGTSFCGVAIGKIDAILFTAGLFIGIFIFSEFYPVLSTMYNSENLGDLKIYEMLGMRKTVFAFLLVLAAVGMFYGAGFIEKKVKKVEY, encoded by the coding sequence ATGACAGGCCCTCTTATTCCAATGGAAATGATTCCCGAAGCATGGAACAATGTGATTGCAGTGCTCCTGGGTATGGCTTTCGGCTTTACGCTTGAAGCTTCAGGCTTTTCTTCCTCACGCAAAATCATGGGTACTTTTTTTGGATATGATTTTGTTGTTTTACGCGTATTTTTTACCGCAGGCATCACTGCCATGAGCGGCATTATTTACTTTGATTACATGGGATGGATGGATGCTTCCATGCTGTATATCAATCCTTATTATGTAACTTCTGCCATTGTTGGCGGAATAGTTATGGGCGGCGGTTTTGCCCTGGGCGGGTTTTGCCCTGGCACAAGCTTTTGCGGTGTAGCCATCGGTAAAATTGATGCTATTCTCTTTACCGCCGGCCTGTTTATCGGCATATTCATTTTCTCCGAATTTTATCCCGTCCTCTCTACTATGTACAATAGTGAAAACCTGGGCGATTTGAAAATTTATGAGATGCTGGGTATGCGAAAAACCGTATTTGCCTTTCTGCTGGTTCTGGCCGCAGTAGGTATGTTTTACGGCGCCGGATTTATCGAAAAGAAAGTTAAAAAAGTAGAATACTAA
- a CDS encoding L-serine ammonia-lyase, whose amino-acid sequence MESIRKIYKIGLGPSSSHTMGPRIAAEKFRQRNELAKSIRITLYGSLAATGKGHLTDKVLRESFPEDKVRIIWEKDTILPQHPNGMKFEALDDKGKLLDDWVVFSVGGGDIEDSEIKAQKVKIYPHSKMTDILKWCQQNGRTLWEYVELHEGEEIWEFLADIWKTMKASVVLGLENEGVLPGILHLPRKASSYYIKAKSSAGTLQKRALLFAYALAVSEENAGGGTIVTAPTCGSCGVVPAVLYHIQNTYAFSDLKILRALATAALIGNLVKKNASISGAEVGCQGEVGTACAMAAGAAAQLFGGTPSQVEYAAEMGLEHHLGLTCDPVAGLVQIPCIERNAIGAGRAMDASAYAVLSDGHHRVSFDKTCLAMKETGHDLPNIYKETSGGGLALLIK is encoded by the coding sequence ATGGAATCTATCCGCAAAATATATAAAATCGGGCTTGGCCCTTCGAGCAGTCATACGATGGGTCCTCGGATAGCTGCTGAAAAGTTCAGACAGAGGAATGAGTTGGCTAAATCCATCAGGATAACCCTGTACGGAAGCCTGGCTGCAACCGGAAAAGGGCATTTAACGGATAAGGTGCTGCGTGAATCATTTCCAGAGGATAAGGTAAGAATTATCTGGGAAAAAGATACCATTCTTCCGCAACATCCCAATGGAATGAAATTTGAGGCCCTGGATGATAAAGGAAAGCTGTTGGACGACTGGGTTGTTTTTAGTGTTGGCGGGGGCGATATTGAAGACAGTGAAATAAAAGCTCAGAAAGTAAAGATATACCCTCACTCCAAAATGACCGACATTCTTAAGTGGTGCCAGCAAAACGGTCGCACGCTCTGGGAATATGTTGAACTGCACGAAGGCGAGGAGATATGGGAATTTTTGGCCGATATTTGGAAGACTATGAAAGCGTCTGTTGTGTTAGGACTGGAAAATGAGGGTGTATTGCCGGGTATTCTGCATTTGCCAAGGAAAGCCTCATCATATTATATTAAAGCCAAAAGCTCTGCCGGTACTCTGCAAAAAAGAGCCTTGCTTTTTGCATATGCTCTGGCCGTTTCCGAAGAGAATGCAGGTGGCGGAACCATTGTAACAGCACCTACCTGTGGCTCGTGCGGTGTTGTGCCGGCTGTTTTATACCATATTCAGAATACCTATGCCTTTTCAGATTTAAAAATACTTCGGGCGCTGGCCACTGCAGCACTCATTGGTAATCTGGTAAAGAAGAATGCCTCTATCTCAGGCGCTGAAGTGGGATGTCAGGGCGAAGTAGGTACAGCTTGTGCAATGGCTGCCGGAGCTGCAGCCCAGCTTTTTGGAGGAACACCCTCACAGGTTGAATATGCTGCAGAAATGGGGCTGGAACATCACCTCGGACTGACATGTGACCCTGTTGCGGGACTGGTGCAGATTCCCTGTATCGAACGCAATGCCATTGGCGCCGGGAGGGCCATGGACGCCAGTGCTTATGCCGTTTTATCTGACGGACACCACCGTGTGAGTTTCGATAAAACCTGCCTTGCCATGAAGGAAACAGGGCACGATTTGCCAAATATTTATAAGGAAACCTCGGGAGGAGGGCTTGCACTGCTGATTAAATAA
- a CDS encoding cysteine--tRNA ligase, with the protein MEHKLYIHNTLSRKKELFEPISSPHVGMYVCGPTVYGDAHLGHARPAITFDLVFRYLRHLGYKVRYVRNITDVGHLENDADAGEDKIAKKARLDQIEPMEVVQYFSDRYHRDMDRLNVLSPSIEPRASGHIIEQISMIDSILESGMAYESEGSVYFDVEKYNKQYHYGKLSGRVLEDLMSNTRELDGQDEKHNPFDFALWKKAQPEHIMRWPSRWSDGFPGWHLECSAMSARYLGERFDIHGGGMDLMFPHHESEIAQSVAANHTDPVKYWMHNNMITINGQKMGKSLGNFITLGEFFSGEHSSLTKAYSAMTIRFFILQAHYRSTLDFSNDALMAAEKGLDRLMKAWATLEKLVPSALSTSDVVKLKNNCYEAMNDDFNSPIVIANLFEGVRIINSVHDKKESLTAGDLELLRETFNTFIGEILGLKQEESSAQNNAGLESVMQLVLELRANAKAAKDFATADKIRNELTKIGISVKDTKEGATWSLD; encoded by the coding sequence ATGGAACATAAACTCTATATTCACAACACGTTAAGCCGTAAAAAAGAACTATTCGAACCTATCAGCAGTCCTCATGTAGGCATGTATGTGTGTGGTCCGACTGTATATGGCGATGCCCATCTGGGTCACGCCAGACCGGCCATCACTTTCGATTTGGTATTCCGTTATCTGAGGCACCTCGGATACAAAGTGCGCTATGTTCGCAACATAACCGATGTGGGCCATCTGGAAAATGATGCAGATGCCGGCGAGGATAAAATTGCCAAAAAAGCCCGCCTCGATCAGATTGAGCCCATGGAAGTAGTGCAATATTTCAGCGATCGCTATCACCGCGATATGGATCGCCTGAATGTGCTAAGTCCGAGCATCGAACCACGTGCTTCGGGTCATATTATTGAGCAAATCAGCATGATCGACAGCATTTTGGAATCGGGAATGGCTTATGAAAGCGAAGGATCTGTTTACTTCGATGTTGAAAAATACAATAAGCAATATCACTATGGCAAATTATCAGGACGCGTGCTGGAGGATTTGATGTCGAATACCCGTGAGTTGGATGGCCAGGATGAAAAACACAATCCTTTTGATTTTGCCTTGTGGAAAAAGGCGCAGCCTGAACATATCATGCGCTGGCCTTCCAGATGGAGCGACGGATTTCCGGGGTGGCATCTTGAGTGTTCGGCCATGAGTGCCCGTTACCTTGGCGAACGCTTCGACATTCATGGCGGTGGTATGGACCTGATGTTCCCGCATCATGAGTCGGAAATTGCACAAAGTGTGGCAGCCAACCACACCGATCCGGTTAAATACTGGATGCATAACAACATGATTACCATCAATGGTCAGAAAATGGGCAAATCGCTGGGCAATTTCATTACTTTGGGCGAGTTTTTTAGTGGTGAACACTCCTCGCTGACCAAAGCTTACAGCGCCATGACTATCCGTTTCTTCATTCTCCAGGCACACTACCGCAGTACACTTGATTTTTCCAATGACGCGCTCATGGCTGCTGAAAAAGGACTTGATCGCCTGATGAAAGCATGGGCAACCCTCGAAAAACTTGTTCCTTCAGCATTGTCTACTTCGGACGTGGTTAAACTCAAAAATAACTGCTATGAGGCCATGAATGATGATTTTAACAGCCCTATTGTAATCGCAAACCTGTTTGAAGGAGTGAGGATTATCAATTCGGTTCACGACAAAAAAGAAAGTCTCACAGCCGGCGATCTTGAACTCTTACGCGAAACCTTCAACACTTTTATCGGTGAAATACTGGGCTTGAAACAGGAAGAATCCTCTGCGCAAAATAATGCCGGCCTTGAAAGTGTAATGCAACTGGTGCTTGAACTGCGAGCTAATGCCAAGGCTGCAAAAGACTTTGCAACGGCTGATAAAATCCGCAACGAACTTACCAAAATTGGCATCAGCGTTAAAGACACCAAAGAGGGAGCAACCTGGAGCCTTGATTAA
- a CDS encoding sigma-54-dependent Fis family transcriptional regulator, whose translation MTSDPLKIFIVEDDVIFAKIMSHHLSLNPEYNVEIYPDGRSLIKNLYKNPTLISLDYNLPDMTGLEVLKQIREFNPDLPVVIVSGQQDVGTAIELLKKGAYDYVLKDQDTKERLWNIIKNIRENVKLRQKIADLEEEIGKKYEYSNLIKGNSPAISKVFTLIEKASRTNITVSIYGETGTGKELVAKSIHHASSRSKKPFVAVNVTAIPKELIESEMFGHEKGAFTGANNRRIGRFEEANHGTIFLDEIGDMDMNMQSKLLRVLQEEEVTRVGGSENVKLDVRVIVATHKNLLELVRKGEFREDLYYRLLGLPVNLPPLRERGNDIALLARFFVDDFCVKNKMKKLSITSKAVEKLQKYHFPGNVRELKAIMELAAVMTNTDNIEESDISFSSTGSSQDFLYEETTLEEYNKKIINHFMQKYNNKVRLVAQKLNIGKTTIYRLMNEGKL comes from the coding sequence ATGACTTCAGATCCATTGAAAATATTTATAGTTGAAGATGATGTTATTTTTGCCAAAATTATGTCACATCATCTTTCTCTTAATCCGGAATATAACGTTGAAATCTATCCGGATGGCAGAAGTCTGATCAAAAATCTTTATAAAAATCCTACTCTTATCTCTCTGGACTACAACCTGCCCGATATGACGGGTCTGGAAGTGCTCAAGCAAATAAGAGAATTTAATCCTGATTTGCCTGTGGTCATTGTTTCAGGCCAGCAGGATGTAGGTACCGCCATTGAGCTGCTGAAAAAGGGGGCTTATGATTATGTGCTTAAAGATCAGGATACCAAGGAACGGTTATGGAACATCATTAAGAATATCCGTGAGAATGTTAAACTCAGGCAAAAAATAGCCGACCTGGAAGAGGAAATAGGCAAAAAATATGAATACAGCAACCTGATTAAGGGAAACAGCCCGGCAATTTCAAAAGTTTTTACATTGATTGAAAAGGCTTCACGAACCAATATTACCGTTTCAATATATGGTGAAACAGGTACTGGTAAGGAGCTGGTTGCCAAATCTATCCACCATGCGTCATCACGCAGCAAAAAACCTTTTGTGGCGGTAAATGTTACAGCTATACCTAAGGAATTGATTGAAAGTGAGATGTTTGGCCATGAAAAAGGTGCTTTTACAGGAGCCAACAACCGGCGTATTGGCCGTTTTGAAGAGGCCAACCATGGCACTATTTTTCTGGATGAAATTGGCGACATGGACATGAACATGCAATCAAAACTATTGCGTGTTTTGCAGGAAGAAGAGGTTACCCGTGTGGGCGGCAGCGAAAATGTGAAACTGGATGTCAGGGTGATTGTAGCCACACATAAGAACCTTCTTGAACTTGTGCGTAAGGGCGAGTTTCGCGAAGATTTGTACTATCGTTTACTTGGACTTCCGGTAAATTTGCCGCCTTTGCGCGAAAGAGGTAACGACATTGCCTTGTTGGCCCGCTTTTTTGTAGATGATTTTTGTGTGAAAAACAAAATGAAAAAACTTTCTATCACCTCCAAAGCGGTCGAAAAACTTCAGAAATATCATTTTCCGGGCAACGTACGTGAGCTTAAGGCAATTATGGAGCTGGCTGCTGTGATGACCAATACAGACAATATTGAAGAGTCGGATATTTCGTTTAGCTCAACAGGATCATCACAGGATTTTCTTTACGAGGAAACAACCCTTGAAGAATACAACAAAAAGATTATCAATCACTTTATGCAGAAGTATAACAATAAAGTGCGCCTGGTAGCTCAGAAACTCAATATTGGTAAAACCACCATTTACCGGCTCATGAACGAAGGAAAACTCTGA
- a CDS encoding YeeE/YedE family protein → MEKNRRDGSFYINPYLGGVLLGLVLFGTYYITGRGLGASGAVKSTVVTSVNVVAPEHAMKSGYYSKFLSDDSSPMNNWLVFEVLGVLAGAFLSGTIYGRLKFKVEHSPKITSRHRLIAALAGGMLFGIGSQLARGCTSGAALSGMAVLSASGIVTMLAIFGSAYLFGWIFKKLWI, encoded by the coding sequence ATGGAAAAAAATAGAAGAGACGGCTCATTTTACATCAACCCTTATCTGGGCGGAGTTCTGTTGGGCCTGGTGCTGTTTGGCACATATTATATTACAGGTCGTGGACTCGGAGCCTCAGGCGCTGTAAAAAGCACCGTAGTAACGTCAGTAAACGTTGTCGCTCCGGAACACGCCATGAAATCAGGCTATTACAGCAAATTCCTATCTGACGACAGCAGCCCCATGAATAACTGGCTGGTGTTCGAAGTTCTTGGCGTTTTGGCAGGGGCATTCTTGTCAGGCACCATTTATGGACGACTCAAATTTAAAGTTGAGCACTCGCCTAAAATAACCAGCCGGCACCGGTTAATAGCCGCACTGGCAGGTGGAATGCTATTTGGAATTGGCTCACAGCTGGCAAGGGGCTGTACCAGTGGTGCGGCCCTCAGCGGAATGGCGGTACTTTCAGCCTCGGGCATTGTTACCATGCTGGCCATTTTCGGTTCAGCATACCTGTTTGGTTGGATTTTTAAAAAACTATGGATTTAA
- a CDS encoding HAD family phosphatase, with translation MKKTMINLNGIKNIIFDFGNVLLNINPLLSASAFSDLGVRDGIDFWGSRSSSDLLIGLEKGSVSPDEFRKVAMQMLVPGITPQQIDQAWNALLLDFPMKRVEKLQELRQSYRLFLLSNSNQIHYDCFMKRFESEYGFGLDQLFEKLWFSHQLGMVKPDAAIFRHVLGDADLNPSETLFIDDTLVHVEAARLEGIHAFHLSSGLDISNLL, from the coding sequence ATGAAAAAAACAATGATTAACCTGAACGGAATAAAAAACATCATTTTTGATTTTGGCAATGTACTACTGAATATCAATCCATTGCTTAGTGCCAGCGCTTTTTCTGACCTGGGTGTGCGCGATGGTATCGATTTTTGGGGAAGTCGAAGCAGTTCTGATTTATTGATAGGATTGGAAAAAGGTTCTGTTTCGCCTGATGAGTTTAGAAAAGTAGCCATGCAAATGCTTGTTCCAGGGATTACACCACAACAGATTGACCAGGCCTGGAATGCCCTGTTACTTGATTTTCCAATGAAGAGGGTTGAAAAGCTGCAAGAGCTTCGACAGAGTTATCGGCTGTTTCTACTGTCAAACTCCAACCAGATTCACTATGATTGTTTTATGAAGCGGTTTGAAAGCGAATACGGTTTTGGGTTGGACCAATTATTTGAAAAGCTTTGGTTTTCGCATCAGTTGGGGATGGTAAAACCTGATGCAGCAATCTTCAGACATGTGCTTGGTGATGCAGATCTGAATCCTTCTGAAACACTTTTTATTGATGATACGCTCGTACATGTTGAAGCGGCTCGCCTTGAAGGGATTCATGCCTTCCATTTGTCATCGGGACTTGATATCAGCAATCTCCTTTAG
- the dusB gene encoding tRNA dihydrouridine synthase DusB, protein MKIGEIEAGEFPIMLAPMEDISDPPFRQICRKLGADVVFTEFISSEGLIRDAAKSLHKLDFSEEERPVGIQIFGHNVESMVMAARVADEANPDFIDLNFGCPVRKIVNKGGGAALLRNLPLMLQITNEVVKAVSRPVTVKTRLGWDESSKPIVQLSEQLQDAGISAITIHGRTRAQLYSGAADWTLIGEVKNNPRMVIPVIGNGDIIDGQSALEKKNQTGVDGMMIGRAATGNPWIFREVKHYLKTGALLAGPSLQERLDICRQHLLTSASWKGEYSALLETRRHYPHYFKGLPDFKPYRMRLMTSVKMEEVLSTLDEIASAYMPR, encoded by the coding sequence ATGAAGATAGGAGAGATAGAAGCGGGCGAGTTTCCGATTATGCTGGCTCCGATGGAGGATATTTCCGATCCTCCGTTCAGGCAGATTTGCCGGAAATTGGGAGCCGATGTTGTTTTTACTGAGTTTATTTCATCCGAAGGGCTTATCCGCGATGCAGCCAAGAGCCTGCACAAGCTTGATTTTTCGGAAGAGGAAAGACCTGTGGGGATACAGATTTTCGGGCATAATGTTGAATCTATGGTGATGGCCGCCAGAGTGGCCGATGAAGCCAATCCCGATTTTATTGATTTGAATTTCGGGTGTCCGGTAAGGAAAATTGTAAACAAGGGTGGTGGTGCTGCCTTGCTTCGCAACCTTCCGTTGATGCTTCAAATTACCAACGAAGTGGTAAAGGCTGTTTCACGACCTGTAACCGTGAAAACCCGACTGGGCTGGGATGAAAGTTCCAAGCCCATTGTGCAGTTATCCGAACAGTTGCAGGATGCTGGTATCAGTGCCATTACCATTCATGGCCGTACACGGGCCCAACTCTACAGCGGAGCAGCTGACTGGACGCTGATTGGCGAGGTTAAAAACAATCCGCGTATGGTAATTCCGGTCATTGGCAATGGAGACATCATTGATGGCCAGTCGGCCCTTGAAAAGAAAAATCAAACCGGGGTTGATGGTATGATGATTGGTCGTGCAGCCACCGGTAACCCATGGATATTCAGAGAGGTAAAGCATTATTTAAAAACCGGAGCCCTGCTTGCCGGGCCATCACTTCAGGAGAGGCTCGACATTTGCCGCCAGCATCTGCTGACATCTGCCAGCTGGAAAGGCGAATATTCAGCATTACTCGAAACACGCAGGCATTACCCTCATTATTTTAAAGGTTTGCCCGATTTTAAACCTTACCGCATGAGATTGATGACCTCGGTTAAAATGGAAGAGGTATTAAGCACCCTCGATGAAATCGCATCAGCATATATGCCTCGCTGA
- a CDS encoding rhodanese-like domain-containing protein: protein MNKRYIVLTFIALAVGAGMLFMPETSRNKEINPQQLLNAIDDPSRFLSTDLITDRLVKKDPALLLIDVRPETQFKAFAIPGALNVPLDSLLTPSSMAMLSNKDVDKVFYSNADATADQAWIIAKRAGFETIFVMQGGLNKWFNDIVKAEEPAATEPVEQLARYQFRIGARQHFFGSPEVKAEVVAPPKKAVQIIKKPVEASSGGGC, encoded by the coding sequence ATGAATAAGAGATATATTGTACTTACTTTCATTGCACTGGCTGTTGGTGCAGGCATGCTTTTTATGCCAGAAACCAGCCGAAACAAGGAAATTAATCCTCAACAGCTCCTCAATGCCATTGACGACCCTTCAAGGTTCTTATCCACCGATTTGATTACAGACCGTTTGGTGAAAAAAGACCCTGCTCTGTTGCTCATCGATGTCAGGCCTGAAACCCAGTTTAAAGCCTTTGCAATTCCCGGTGCCCTGAATGTGCCGCTCGATTCTCTGTTAACGCCATCGAGCATGGCCATGCTCAGCAATAAAGATGTGGATAAGGTTTTTTATTCAAATGCTGATGCTACAGCCGATCAGGCCTGGATTATAGCAAAAAGAGCCGGATTTGAAACCATTTTTGTGATGCAGGGAGGCCTTAATAAATGGTTTAACGATATTGTTAAAGCTGAAGAGCCGGCAGCAACTGAACCCGTTGAGCAGTTGGCACGCTATCAATTCCGCATTGGAGCCCGGCAGCATTTTTTCGGTTCACCCGAAGTGAAAGCCGAAGTTGTTGCCCCCCCAAAAAAGGCAGTTCAAATTATTAAAAAGCCGGTTGAAGCTTCTTCCGGAGGAGGTTGTTAA
- a CDS encoding CPBP family intramembrane metalloprotease, whose translation MRLLLSFRGLSAGTQIFLLILIVMLSGILSLAVAYLAAIAIWGPHVLSPSADSQAISLHFIRLTQIINQIGFFILPPLLWARLSESNPAQFLGFNKPRRVHILFTVLIMAAAGPAIGFLIEWNEGLSLPQWLSGLDNWMRSAEEAASQLTEKFLMVSSPWGLVMNIIMIGLLPAIGEELLFRSALIGIFRKIFKGIHLPVIISAVLFSALHLQFFGFFPRLLLGLAFGYLFVWSGSFWIPAMAHFINNTMVVVASYLYANGFTTISAENLGKSDSSVWIMASAIVCLTLLFMVYKTRCDATPCQIKPDDASLNAG comes from the coding sequence ATGCGACTGTTGCTATCCTTCCGCGGGCTTTCTGCCGGCACGCAGATATTTCTCCTGATTTTGATTGTCATGCTCAGTGGAATTTTGTCGCTGGCGGTGGCTTACCTTGCAGCTATCGCCATTTGGGGGCCTCATGTGCTTTCGCCATCGGCTGATTCACAGGCAATCAGTCTCCATTTTATCCGCTTGACGCAAATTATCAACCAGATAGGTTTTTTTATTCTGCCCCCTTTGTTATGGGCCAGACTCAGCGAAAGCAATCCTGCACAGTTTCTGGGATTCAACAAGCCCCGACGGGTTCATATCCTTTTTACAGTACTTATTATGGCTGCTGCAGGGCCTGCTATAGGCTTTCTTATTGAATGGAATGAAGGCCTGAGCCTGCCCCAGTGGCTTTCGGGCCTCGATAACTGGATGCGCAGCGCCGAGGAGGCCGCTTCACAACTGACTGAAAAATTTCTCATGGTAAGCAGCCCCTGGGGACTGGTCATGAACATCATTATGATTGGACTGCTTCCTGCCATTGGCGAAGAACTGCTTTTTCGGTCAGCTCTGATTGGAATTTTCAGAAAAATATTCAAAGGCATACATCTTCCGGTAATCATTTCAGCTGTCCTTTTCAGTGCATTGCATCTCCAGTTTTTTGGCTTTTTTCCACGACTGCTCCTTGGTCTGGCTTTTGGTTATCTTTTTGTTTGGTCTGGCTCCTTCTGGATTCCGGCTATGGCGCATTTTATCAACAATACGATGGTTGTAGTGGCTTCATATCTTTATGCAAACGGATTTACCACCATCAGCGCTGAAAATCTGGGTAAATCCGATTCATCTGTTTGGATAATGGCATCAGCCATTGTATGCCTGACTTTGCTTTTTATGGTATATAAAACCCGGTGTGACGCTACACCTTGTCAAATAAAGCCTGATGATGCTTCATTGAATGCAGGTTAA
- a CDS encoding rhodanese-like domain-containing protein, whose amino-acid sequence MKELNKTNRLTIVVVAIVLVFVTGLLTLRKPEISYKLSPAQSIELAGDSNSYVSPAKALQIIASADGKTILIDVRNSIAFDKGHLKDAKNIPVRELFFKENLAFFEELDKAGQYALIYGETPQQAIGPYMMLKQTGIDHVLVLNGTYAQLIHSDTGTLTPKACLQNELPMIDTAALRKLTAPVVVEEIPVKKPQPAKKVVIPVKTAPSSGGGC is encoded by the coding sequence ATGAAAGAACTAAATAAAACCAACCGGCTGACCATTGTAGTGGTGGCCATTGTTCTGGTCTTTGTTACGGGCCTTCTTACTCTCAGAAAACCCGAAATCAGTTATAAGCTGAGCCCCGCCCAAAGTATTGAGCTGGCTGGCGACAGCAATAGCTATGTATCCCCGGCAAAAGCACTGCAAATAATTGCTTCCGCCGACGGTAAAACCATTCTCATTGATGTCAGAAACTCCATCGCTTTTGATAAAGGCCATTTGAAGGATGCCAAAAATATTCCTGTTCGCGAACTCTTTTTTAAGGAAAATCTGGCCTTTTTTGAAGAACTGGATAAAGCAGGCCAATATGCATTAATTTATGGTGAAACTCCCCAGCAGGCCATTGGCCCGTATATGATGCTTAAACAAACCGGCATAGATCATGTGCTGGTGTTGAATGGTACTTATGCCCAGCTTATCCATTCCGATACCGGCACTTTAACTCCAAAAGCCTGTCTGCAAAACGAACTCCCAATGATTGATACGGCTGCATTGAGAAAACTCACTGCCCCTGTTGTGGTGGAAGAAATTCCTGTAAAAAAGCCTCAACCCGCAAAAAAAGTGGTGATTCCTGTTAAAACAGCCCCTTCATCAGGTGGTGGCTGCTAA